NNNNNNNNNNNNNNNNNNNNNNNNNNNNNNNNNNNNNNNNNNNNNNNNNNNNNNNNNNNNNNNNNNNNNNNNNNNNNNNNNNNNNNNNNNNNNNNNNNNNNNNNNNNNNNNNNNNNNNNNNNNNNNNNNNNNNNNNNNNNNNNNNNNNNNNNNNNNNNNNNNNNNNNNNNNNNNNNNNNNNNNNNNNNNNNNNNNNNNNNNNNNNNNNNNNNNNNNNNNNNNNNNNNNNNNNNNNNNNNNNNNNNNNNNNNNNNNNNNNNNNNNNNNNNNNNNNNNNNNNNNNNNNNNNNNNNNNNNNNNNNNNNNNNNNNNNNNNNNNNNNNNNNNNNNNNNNNNNNNNNNNNNNNNNNNNNNNNNNNNNNNNNNNNNNNNNNNNNNNNNNNNCGGATGTGTATTCTCGATTGGGCAGGAACTTGGGAGAAGCATTTACCATTGGTCGAGTTCTCATACAACAACAGTCATCATTCGAGCATAAGGATGTCATCTTATGAAGCATTATACGGAAGGCCATGCAAGACGCCTATGTGTTGGACGGAAGTGGGCGAAAGAAGAATGTTTGGGTCACCTATTGTTCAGGAGACCATGATTAAGTTGGAGACGATTCAGGCCAACATGAAGAAGGCTCAGGACCGTCAGAAGAAGTACGCAGACCAGTCAAGAAGAGAGGTAACTTTCGAGATAGGAGATTGGGTTTACTTGAAGGTTACAGCCCAAAAAGGGAAGGACAGATTTGGGAAGGTTGGGAAACTTGCGGTCAGATTCATTGGTTCGTACAAGTTCATCGGGAAAGTTGGTGAGGTAGCTTACCGATTGGATCTGCCAGCAGATATGCATCTACATCCAGTATTCCATGTTTCCATGCTTCGGAAACATATACGGGATTCAAGTGTTGTTGAGACCGAAAGAATCGAGGAGTTGGAGACAAACCTTACATATCCGGAAGGACCAATCAGATTAGGAGAACGGCGTATTCGGAAGCTCAAAAATTGTGAGATTTCTCAAGTACAAGTGTTCTGGGGAAGACAAAACAGGATTCATGTTACTTGGGAGGATGAAACGAGATTTAAAACCGATCACCCGGAGATTTTCCAAGATGACGTTGTAATGGAAGAAGGAGGCCCCTCAGAGCCTTAGAATTTGAGGACGAATTCTGTTAACGGGGGGAGAATGTATAAACCCTTAAAAAAAAAAAAAAAAAAAAGAATGGTCGAGTATCCTTTGGATTGTCGAGTCGCGGACGATCAGATTGTTCTTGTCTGAACCATGAGTCTAGTATGCCATTAGACAAGGGTCAGAAAATGTAGTAGATTGATTCAAATGATGATTCAAATGACCGGAAATTGGGCGAAAAACCCTAAATTTCGGTATTACGAAATTTTTCGAAGAAGCCGAAAGCTCGGTAAATATTTTTCCTCAAGATCAAAGTCCCAGTAGGGTTTATTAAAAATACTCAGGCCATCAGAACGGGCANNNNNNNNNNNNNNNNNNNNNNNNNNNNNNNNNNNNNNNNNNNNNNNNNNNNNNNNNNNNNNNNNNNNNNNNNNNNNNNNNNNNNNNNNNNNNNNNNNNNNNNNNNNNNNNNNNNNNNNNNNNNNNNNNNNNNNNNNNNNNNNNNNNNNNNNNNNNNNNNNNNNNNNNNNNNNNNNNNNNNNNNNGCACGAGGTGGAACGGCCAAGCACGAGGTGTTGCGATGCATGCGACCGAAGCATGCGGCCAGCCATGTGTGAGATGGGGTGTCGACCTGTATGCACTTCAGTCATGCAGCAGGCTATCTGTACGTGGGTGTGTCATCCTGCATGAGACTGAGGTATGCAGCCAGCCATGTGGAGCACGAGGTGGAACGGCCAAGCACGAGGTGTCACGATGCATGCGACCGGGCCATGCCGCCAGACATGTGGAGGACGTGGTGTCAGTTTGCATGTGAGCAGGTCATGCATCCAGACAGGTAGAGGGCGTGGTGTCACCTTGCATGTGAGCAGGCCATGCTGAAGGACAAGTGGAGCACGAGGTGCCGCCGCTCATGCGTCTGGAGCCATGCGAAGCGACACACGGGCTTCCACACGGCTTGCTCCTGATTGGTTGCTGATTCCTATAAATAGACCAAAACCCCCTCTCATTTCAACCAATCCAGAACACATCAAACCTACTTAAAAACATAAAGAGAAGGCAAAGAAAGAAAGATCGAGTTTCGATAGTTTTCGAGCGATTTAGGCAGTTTTCAAGAACAGTTACTCTGCCGATTTTGAGTCAGCACTTGGAGAAGGTTCTGTTCAAGTGAAGAGAGATCAGTTCTAGTGGAGACCATTTCAAGTGGAGATCAGTCCAGACGTGGGTCTACTTGTGAAGGTCGGGAAAGGGTTCGGAACGCAGAAGTCGGGTTTGGGGTCAAGGCCACGGTCAACCAAAAACTGTGAGTTATAATCAATTGATTGCTGAGTTGTTTTTATGCAGGGTCCCGTTACTTGGAAGTTGGATCATGGCATGAGGCCAGGTCTAACTGAGTAACGGTTTGACTAGTTAATAATTGAGGTTATGTTGATTAAGTTGATAGCATGCTTAGTTATTTCTTGAGAACCGTAGTAGCATGCTAATGGTTAAGTTGATTGGTTAGTTAGCGAATGCTTAGATGATATCGCTAAGTTGTGGATAGTTAGGTATTCTGGAATTAGTCTTTATGCTAGATTCTAGAATATGATTGACTGTGTTAATTTGTGATTAATACTAGGAACCTTAAGTTTTTTTACCGGGTTTAGTATTAATCATATATTGGCCATATAGCATTTGTGTAACCCACAATGCTAGGCATGTTTGAGGTAGATGTGTTGATTTTGTGGTGACTATAACTAGGAACCTTGTGTTGTCGAGTGTGTGTTATGCCGACAGCAGGTGCGAAACCCGCCCATGCTAGGTATGTTTTGGGGTGGACTAGTGTTTCCTCGCCCTCGTATTCAGCGGGTTCAAGGAAACCCCTTATTCGCTGGATCGGGAAGACTCAGATAGACGGGGTCATGGCCTATGGCTGAGTGATTACACGACGGTGTAATGTGGCAGTGACCCGAAGGACTGTGGGCTGTCGCGCGGTGACCCGAAGGACAGTGGGCTGCGGTCGGTTGAAAGTTCCTTCTTCTGGCCTTTGTGGTAGGAAGAAAGGATATTGCCGATAGTGAAGGAGGAACATAATGTCACCAGAGCCCGAGTTTGATATATATATTATATCGTGTTTTGGGTTGTTAAACCCTGGTTTAAATCGAGTTTGAGTTTGGTGATGAGCTAGTAATTAGCATAATTCTAGTTATCTTGCTATCTTTTACCGCTGCGTAATTCAGATATTGCTTGTTGTTATTGAATTGTGTTGTTAGGTGAACCACTCGCTTTAGATTGTTTGGGGTGGGATAGCGAGGGGTTGTATTTGTTAGTGGGGGATTGTAACTCGCTGAGTAATGCTAGATTACTCACTCCTCACTCGTTGTTGTTTTCAGGTGACCAGTAGTGAGCTTGTAGAAAGCGCGGGAGGCTAGGCTGGCTGGTGTAGATTTGCATCTTTTTGCTTAAGACGCTTTCAGACTATAAGTATGTACTTTCATTTTCTTGGCATGCCACCACTTGTATAATATTTTGGGTATTGTAAACCAGATATTATATAAGATAAATAAAGCGAATGTTTTGTGAAACTGCCTTGTTGTTCTGATATTAGCTTGTCCGAGCTAACACAACGTCAGATTGGAGTACGGGTTGAGAAGCCTTAGGCTTTGGTCTGACGGNNNNNNNNNNNNNNNNNNNNNNNNNNTTGCACTTTTTGTAACTTTGGCTGGATTGCCCGTTAACCCATCTTGTAGCGCTCCTGAACCTTGGTAGACGGTCGGGCCGTCGGGCATGTTCTTGTTTGATTGTTGGCCGGTGGTTCGACCTATGCCTAGAACGGTTTGGGGGTGTTACAGCTACCCTCTTCCCAATATCGACCACCTCGTCGAGTCCACAGCCGGGAACGAGATGCTCACGTTCATGGATGCGTTCTCCGGATACAACCAGATCATGATGCATCCTGGCGACCGCGAGAAAACGGCCTTTATCACAGATAGGGGAACCTACTGTTATAAGGTTATGCCATTTGGCCTAAAGAACGCGGGAGCGACTTACCAACGACTTGTGAATCGGATGTTCGCGGATAAGCTAGGCGACACCATGGAAGTATACATTGATGACATGTTTGTCAAGTCGCTACACGCCGCCGATCACCTCTACCATCTACGAGATTGCTTTGAGACTCTCAACAAGTACAGCATGAAACTAAACCCAGCAAAGTGCACATTCGGAGTTTCCTCAGGAGAATTCTTTGGTTACATTGTAACACAATGAGGAATCGAAGCCAACCCGAAGCAGATCTCGGCGGTCCTAGACCTCCCAAGTCCAAAAAATAGCAGAGAAGTCCAACGGCTCACGGGCCGGATTGCTGCACTCAATCTATTCATCTCTCGATCTACTGACAAGTGTCTACCATTCTACGACCTCTTATGCGGGAACAGGAAGTTCATCTGGGACGAGAAGTGCGAAGAAGCATTTACTCAACTCAAACAATATCTAACTACGCCGCATGTACTCGCCAAGCCGGACGTCGGGGATGTCTTATCTCTTTACGTCGCGGTGTCCCCTGCAGCAGTCAGTAGCGTTCTCATAAAGGAAGACCGCGGCGAGGAAAAACCGATCTTCTACACAAGCAGGCGTATGACAGGACCGGAAACGCGATACCCGACACTAGAGAAGATGGCCCTGCCCGTCGCAGAAGCAGCACGAAAGCTCCGCCCGTACTTCCAGTCACATTCAGTGGAGGTACTAACCGACCAGCGTCTCCGAACAATACTGCAGAACACAAACAGGTCGGGAAGACTAACAAAATGGGCTATAGAACTCGGTGAGCTTGACATCACTTACAAGAACCGTTCGGCGGCAAAGTCCCAAGTCCTCGCGGATTTCTTAGTTGAGTTGGCTCCAGAACTGGAACAAGACCTCGCACTCCCAAACCCAAACTGGACCCTTCATGTCGACGGGTCATCAACCAACAAAGGTTCAGGGGCCGGAGTCCAATTGCAATCCCCAACCGGCGAGTTGATCAGACAGTCTTTTAGTTTCGGTTTCCTAGCATCGAACAACGAGGCTGAGTACTAATCTTTAATCGCTGGACTCCGCTTAGCAAAAGCTGTCAAGCCTAAACGCCTAAGCGCCTAATGCAACTCGCAGTTAGTCGCCAGCCAATTCAGCGGCGACTACGATGTCCGTAACAATCGAATGGACGCCTACCTCAAGCTAGTCCAGGGCTTAGCAGCAGAGTTCAAATTCATCGAACTCACCAAAGTTCCCAGAGGAGAGAACGTCTGCGCCGATGCTCTCGCGGCCCTTGGTAGCAAGCTCCGCGACCAGGTTAAACGAACCATCCCCATACACCGCATTGAGAAGCCAAGTATCGAAAGCGCACCCGACCAAACGGTCATCGTGGCCCCGGTCACCGACCATGGGACTGGTCACGAGGCCACCGTACCGTATACCGAAGGGTTCGACCCCGACTGGAGAACAGAATTCATCGATTACCTCAGCAACGGAAAACTCCCAGCCGAGAAATGGGCAGCACGCCGACTAAAAACTCACAGTGCCCATTACGTCTTCTTAGATGACGAACTCCATCGATGGACCGCGAGAAAAGTACTCCTCAAATGCATCTCCTCAAATGCATTCACGGCGACGAAACCGTGAGAGTTATGGCCGAAACGCACGAAGGCGCTGGAGGCAATCATTCAGGCGGTCGAGCCTTGGCAATCAAAAAGCCTGGGTTTCTTCTGGCCAACAATGAACGTAGACTGCGAGTCCTATGCCAGGCGTTGCGACAAATACCAACGACACGCACCAAGTAACCACTGTCCGACTGAAATGTTGTGCACAACAACAGCGCCATATCCATTCATGCGATGGGAGATGGATATCATAGGCCCGCTTCCCAGTTCTCGACAACGACGTTTCGTTCTAGTCCTCACCGACTACTTCACAAAGTGGATCGAGGCTGAAGCCTTCGCTCAAGTAACGGACAAAGAAGTCTGCAGTTTCGTTTGGAAGAACATCATATGCCGCCACGACCTGCCTTACGAAATTGTTGCTGATAACGGATCGTAGTTCATGTCAGGCAACTTCAAGGAATTCTGCAGCAAGTGGAACATCCGATTAAGCCCGTCCACCCCCCGCTACCCGTAAGGAAACGGTCAGGCGGAATTCTTCAACAAACTTATCATTGACGGCATCAAGAAATGCCTAGACCTGAAGAAGGGACACTGGGCCGATGAACTCGACGGAGTCCTGTGGAGTCACCGCACGACACCAAGGGGAGCGACCAAATCAACTCCTTTCGCCCTTGCATACGGTGTCGAGGCTATGGCCCCCGCAGAGGTCAACGTTACAAGCCTCTGACGCTCGAAGATGCCCCAGTACATTGAGCTCAACAAAGACATGCTTCTTGACGCCCTCGACGAGATCGAAGAACGAAGGGACCAAGCTTTGCTCCGGATCCAAAACTATCAGCACCAAATAGAGAGCTACTATAACAAAAAGGTCCGGGCCAGACCGCTCGAACTCGTCGACCTCGTCTTGCGCAAAGTGTTCGAAAACACTAAGGAAATCAACGCCGACAAGCTTGGGGCCAGGTGGGAAGGACCTTACAAGATCGTCAAAGTCGTCAAACTAGGCGTCTACCGACTTGAATATCGCGCAGAGAAGAAGTGCCTCGAGCAGGGAACTCAATGCATTTACGCTGTTTCTACTCATAGGAAAAGACGAATCTAAAAAAAAAAAAAAAAAAAACAAAACAAAAAACCGAGTAGATGCACCTCCAAGTAGATGCACCTCCAAGTAGATGCACCTCCGCGACCGAGTATATGCGCCTCAAACAGCCACTTTTACTCGGGTAAAACAAACTATGAATGGCTTGATCCTCACCCGACGTAGGCAGCCTTAACCGGTCCAGCTGTAGTAACACCAAAGTCAAAACTTTGTCCTGGTCCTAATCGACCAACGAATGATCGACGAACCCTGCCCATCATAGGACAGCCGTCTCATCAAGTGACTCCCGTATTGCCAACAGGCAGTACACGGATATTCACATATTCAGCTATGTCCTGATCAGACGCTTAGCTGAAGGACCCAATGGTCGCAAGTCACCTATGCTCCTAGCGCATTGACCGACCAAAAAAGAGTGAAATCTAAACCTTTTTTCGACTAACGAGTAAAGGATTGGCCACCCAAAAACTCGATTGTCACTGAAAAAACGAATAAAGAACCTTTCTCTCTTAACTCCACCATTCGGTCCCTCGTCTTTCAGAATCGAATAACGTCCTTAGATGTTATCTCAACTAAAACACGACAAGGAACCATAATACGTGCACAACCCGACAAAACAGGATTGACCAAAATCCTTTAGCGGGTTGTTTCGTTATCAATTTGTAAATTAAGGATCAAGGACCTATCGTTTCTAAGCAAACACGCTACAAAAACTTTCAGGCGAATTGAGATTTAATTAAGACATTGCAAATAGAGATAAAAAAAAGAGCAACTTGCCGATAAGGTGAAAATATGTTTAGTCATACAACAAAAGGGTCCACAGGACCACAGAACGTTTCCACATAAAACACAAAAGGAAGCTAAATGATACAACAACAACAGAGGATCAGGCGACAAAACTTTGGACGTTCCCATCCCCGGTCAGTACGCTCAAAACGGGAGGATCCTGGGTGTCTTCAGCCACGGGAACAGTCGGGCCCTCTACATTGGTAG
The DNA window shown above is from Brassica oleracea var. oleracea cultivar TO1000 chromosome C3, BOL, whole genome shotgun sequence and carries:
- the LOC106330602 gene encoding uncharacterized protein LOC106330602 translates to MPRTVWGCYSYPLPNIDHLVESTAGNEMLTFMDAFSGYNQIMMHPGDREKTAFITDRGTYCYKVMPFGLKNAGATYQRLVNRMFADKLGDTMEVYIDDMFVKSLHAADHLYHLRDCFETLNKYSMKLNPAKKFIWDEKCEEAFTQLKQYLTTPHVLAKPDVGDVLSLYVAVSPAAVSSVLIKEDRGEEKPIFYTSRRMTGPETRYPTLEKMALPVAEAARKLRPYFQSHSVEVLTDQRLRTILQNTNRSGRLTKWAIELGELDITYKNRSAAKSQVLADFLVELAPELEQDLALPNPNWTLHVDGSSTNKGSGAGVQLQSPTGELIRQSFSFGFLASNNEAEY